One region of Anaerotignum faecicola genomic DNA includes:
- a CDS encoding metallophosphoesterase, with amino-acid sequence MMKKRTLGCICGGLLLGAFLYWQNNGLILTKMTYRGEIPAGFDGYKILQIADLQNKVFGRRQEPLLRKIEQSCPDIIVISGDLVDRHENRTDVDGAMEFIHALVTYAPVYFVSGNHEHQSGEWEILEEALVEAGVTVLNNGKSVIERNGDTITLLGLADKKANRHYDLLLHSLMAGQEDSFNILLSHRPELFETYVHEGLDLVFTGHAHGGQIVIPFFRQGIFAPHQGFFPKYTEGMHEKDGTVMIVSRGLGNSSFPFRIFNRPELIEVTLRQEGK; translated from the coding sequence ATGATGAAAAAAAGAACCCTGGGCTGTATTTGTGGAGGGCTTCTCTTAGGGGCATTTCTTTATTGGCAGAATAATGGATTGATTCTGACAAAAATGACATACCGAGGGGAGATTCCTGCCGGCTTCGACGGCTATAAAATTTTGCAGATTGCGGATTTGCAGAATAAGGTATTCGGGAGGAGACAGGAGCCGCTCCTGCGTAAAATCGAACAAAGCTGTCCGGATATTATTGTGATTTCCGGAGATCTTGTAGATAGGCATGAGAACAGAACAGACGTAGACGGTGCAATGGAATTCATTCACGCACTGGTGACCTACGCGCCCGTGTATTTTGTCAGCGGCAACCATGAGCATCAGAGCGGCGAATGGGAAATTCTGGAGGAAGCATTGGTCGAGGCCGGGGTTACGGTGCTGAATAACGGAAAATCTGTTATCGAGCGAAATGGAGATACGATAACACTGCTCGGTCTGGCAGATAAAAAGGCGAATCGGCATTATGATTTGCTTCTGCATAGCCTGATGGCAGGGCAGGAGGACAGCTTTAATATTCTGCTTTCCCACCGACCGGAATTATTTGAAACCTATGTACATGAAGGATTGGATCTGGTCTTTACAGGGCACGCGCATGGCGGACAGATTGTGATTCCCTTCTTCAGACAGGGGATTTTTGCGCCGCATCAGGGCTTTTTCCCGAAATATACAGAAGGAATGCACGAAAAGGACGGAACGGTTATGATTGTCAGCCGCGGCTTAGGCAACAGCAGCTTTCCTTTCCGTATTTTCAACCGTCCTGAGCTGATTGAGGTAACACTGCGGCAAGAGGGAAAATAA
- a CDS encoding peptidylprolyl isomerase produces the protein MNPIVTFEMKDGGIIKAELYPEIAPNTVNNFISLVKKGFYDGKIFHRVIPGFMIQGGCPEGTGMGGPGYHIAGEFSMAGFKNDLKHTPGVLSMARAMHPHSAGSQFFIMHETSPHLDGQYAAFGKVIEGMDVVNRIAETKTNRQDKPLEDQVMVKVTVDTFGVDYPEPEKM, from the coding sequence ATGAATCCTATCGTAACATTTGAAATGAAGGACGGCGGCATCATCAAGGCTGAGCTGTATCCGGAAATTGCACCCAATACAGTCAATAATTTCATCTCTCTGGTGAAAAAAGGCTTTTATGACGGCAAAATTTTCCATAGAGTGATTCCCGGCTTTATGATTCAGGGTGGCTGCCCTGAGGGGACAGGCATGGGCGGCCCCGGCTATCATATCGCAGGCGAATTTAGCATGGCAGGCTTCAAAAATGACCTGAAGCATACCCCCGGCGTACTTTCTATGGCAAGAGCAATGCACCCTCACAGCGCAGGCTCTCAGTTCTTTATCATGCATGAAACCTCTCCACATCTGGATGGGCAGTATGCTGCATTCGGTAAGGTGATTGAAGGGATGGATGTAGTAAACCGTATTGCCGAAACAAAAACAAACAGACAGGACAAGCCTCTGGAGGATCAGGTTATGGTGAAGGTAACCGTAGATACCTTTGGCGTGGATTATCCCGAACCCGAAAAAATGTAA
- a CDS encoding DMT family transporter, whose translation MTSEKKKVFGLSFLSVFLWASAFPLTKVAQQQFTSIPLGFLRCTVAAIFLIIIGKCCHIRLPQKKHIPLFFVSGGLGFTGYMITFNTGILTLTSATSSIIIAVTPILTAIVASHLYKEKIKPIGWAAIAAAFIGVLILLLWEGVFSINIGLIWTVGAAIVFCGYNIMTRKLSAMGYNALEIVTYSMICGAILLGFWAGDGLHQLAGASVSHIIALIYLGALPSATAYFTWGKAMSYAERTSEVTNFMFVTPLLSTIMGFIILHEVPNAGTFIGGAIIIISIVVFNLKGK comes from the coding sequence ATGACGAGTGAAAAGAAAAAGGTATTTGGTTTGAGTTTTCTGAGTGTTTTTCTCTGGGCATCTGCTTTTCCGTTGACGAAGGTGGCACAGCAGCAGTTTACGTCCATTCCTCTGGGTTTTCTGCGCTGTACGGTCGCAGCAATTTTTCTGATTATCATAGGGAAATGCTGTCACATTCGCCTGCCGCAGAAAAAGCACATTCCTTTGTTCTTTGTATCCGGCGGTCTTGGCTTTACGGGCTATATGATTACCTTTAACACAGGTATTCTGACACTGACCTCCGCAACCTCCAGTATTATCATTGCGGTAACCCCGATTCTGACTGCAATCGTAGCATCCCATCTATATAAAGAGAAAATCAAACCCATCGGCTGGGCGGCAATCGCGGCTGCATTTATCGGTGTGCTGATTCTGCTTTTGTGGGAAGGCGTATTTTCCATCAATATCGGTCTTATCTGGACAGTCGGTGCGGCAATCGTATTCTGCGGCTATAATATCATGACAAGGAAGCTTTCTGCAATGGGCTATAATGCCTTAGAAATCGTAACCTACAGCATGATTTGCGGTGCCATTCTGCTTGGCTTCTGGGCGGGGGATGGACTGCATCAGCTGGCAGGTGCAAGCGTGAGCCACATCATTGCACTGATTTATCTGGGGGCTTTGCCCTCCGCAACGGCATATTTTACATGGGGCAAGGCAATGAGCTACGCGGAACGCACCAGTGAGGTAACAAACTTCATGTTTGTGACACCATTGCTTTCCACCATCATGGGTTTTATCATTCTGCATGAGGTGCCAAATGCAGGCACATTTATCGGCGGCGCGATTATTATTATCAGTATCGTAGTCTTTAACCTGAAAGGGAAATGA
- a CDS encoding DMT family transporter has product MTIQKKKVIGYSLFTIFLWASAYPLTKIAQTHFTVVPLAFLRSFIAGSFMLFIGKFQGMALPKKKHIPLFLLAGALGYVIYTVAMNIGLQTLPSATCSLLVATSPIMTAIIASKVYREKIGPVSWISIFIAFSGVMILLLWDSHGTFSIDVAMLWMLLSAASWAGYNIMTRKLVAMGYTSAQITCFSMLGAALWLCFSAMQGFREMVTGEPKHFLALLYLAIISNAVGCILWAKALAYAEKTSEVANFMFLSPLLSTLMSFLLLHEVPGMGTFVGGAIIICGLLLFNLKGQKKE; this is encoded by the coding sequence TTGACAATACAAAAGAAAAAGGTCATCGGGTACAGCCTATTTACCATATTCCTTTGGGCTTCGGCATATCCGCTGACAAAAATTGCGCAGACACATTTTACGGTTGTGCCGCTGGCGTTTCTTCGCAGCTTCATTGCGGGGAGCTTCATGCTGTTCATCGGGAAATTCCAAGGAATGGCACTGCCGAAGAAAAAGCATATTCCGTTATTCCTGCTTGCGGGGGCGCTTGGGTATGTGATTTATACGGTGGCAATGAATATCGGCTTGCAGACATTGCCTTCCGCAACGTGCAGCCTTCTGGTTGCTACATCTCCGATTATGACGGCAATAATTGCATCCAAGGTGTACCGAGAAAAAATCGGTCCGGTAAGTTGGATTTCAATTTTTATTGCTTTTTCAGGTGTTATGATTCTTCTGCTTTGGGACAGCCATGGCACGTTTTCCATTGATGTGGCAATGCTCTGGATGCTTCTTTCTGCCGCTTCCTGGGCAGGCTATAACATTATGACAAGAAAGCTGGTTGCCATGGGCTATACCTCCGCACAAATCACCTGTTTCAGCATGCTTGGAGCAGCGCTGTGGCTCTGCTTTTCTGCTATGCAGGGCTTTCGGGAGATGGTAACCGGGGAGCCGAAGCATTTTCTCGCCTTGCTGTATCTCGCAATCATCTCTAATGCCGTCGGCTGTATCCTCTGGGCGAAGGCTCTGGCGTATGCGGAAAAAACAAGCGAGGTGGCGAACTTTATGTTCCTTTCGCCGCTGCTGTCCACTCTGATGAGTTTTCTGCTTCTGCATGAGGTGCCGGGGATGGGAACCTTTGTCGGCGGCGCGATTATCATCTGTGGTCTGCTGCTTTTTAATCTGAAAGGGCAGAAGAAGGAATAA
- the proS gene encoding proline--tRNA ligase has translation MAKEKKFVESITDMEVDFPQWYTDVVKKADLTAYSSLKGCMIIRPYGYAIWELLQRQLDDRFKETGVENVYMPMFIPESLLQKEKDHVEGFAPEVAWVTHGGEKKLEERICVRPTSETLFCEHYANIVQSYRDLPKLYNQWCSVVRWEKTTRPFLRTMEFLWQEGHTAHATAEEAQERTIQMLNIYADFCRDVLAIPVIKGEKTEKERFAGAAHTFTIESLMHDGKALQSGTSHNFGDGFAHAFGIQYTDKENKLQYVHQTSWGMTTRMIGAIIMVHGDNSGLVLPPRIAPTQVMIVPIVQKKEGVLEKAAELKNRLAKVCRVKLDDSDKSAGWKFSEYEMKGIPVRLEIGPKDIEQNQCVLARRDTGEKIFVSLDELETRVPALLDEIHENMLKKATEHRESRTYVAKTMDEFEKIINETPGFIKAMWCGDQACEDAIKERTAATSRCIPFEQEEISDVCVCCGKPAKHMVYWGRAY, from the coding sequence ATGGCAAAAGAAAAGAAATTTGTAGAATCCATCACCGATATGGAAGTGGATTTTCCCCAGTGGTATACCGACGTTGTTAAAAAAGCGGACTTAACGGCATATTCCAGCTTGAAGGGCTGCATGATCATCCGCCCTTATGGCTATGCCATCTGGGAGCTGCTGCAAAGACAGCTGGATGACCGTTTCAAAGAAACAGGCGTGGAAAATGTATACATGCCCATGTTCATTCCCGAAAGCCTGCTGCAGAAGGAAAAGGACCATGTAGAAGGCTTTGCGCCCGAGGTTGCATGGGTAACCCACGGCGGCGAAAAGAAGCTGGAGGAACGCATTTGTGTCCGTCCCACTTCCGAAACCCTGTTCTGCGAGCATTATGCAAACATCGTGCAGTCCTACAGAGACCTGCCCAAGCTGTATAATCAGTGGTGCTCCGTTGTTCGTTGGGAAAAAACAACACGTCCCTTCCTGAGAACCATGGAATTTTTGTGGCAGGAGGGTCATACCGCACACGCAACCGCAGAGGAGGCACAGGAAAGAACCATCCAGATGCTGAATATTTATGCGGATTTCTGCCGTGATGTACTGGCAATCCCCGTTATAAAGGGCGAAAAAACAGAAAAGGAACGCTTTGCAGGTGCAGCACACACCTTTACCATTGAATCCCTGATGCATGATGGGAAGGCACTGCAGTCCGGCACGAGCCATAACTTCGGTGACGGCTTCGCGCATGCCTTTGGTATCCAGTATACCGATAAGGAAAACAAGCTCCAGTATGTACACCAGACAAGCTGGGGCATGACAACCCGTATGATTGGTGCTATCATCATGGTGCATGGTGACAACAGCGGTCTGGTTCTGCCCCCTCGTATCGCGCCCACACAGGTGATGATTGTTCCCATCGTGCAGAAAAAGGAAGGCGTACTGGAAAAAGCAGCTGAGCTGAAAAACAGACTGGCAAAGGTTTGTCGTGTAAAGCTGGATGATTCTGATAAATCCGCAGGCTGGAAGTTCTCCGAATATGAAATGAAGGGGATTCCCGTTCGTCTGGAAATCGGCCCCAAGGATATTGAACAGAATCAGTGTGTTCTGGCAAGACGAGATACCGGAGAAAAGATTTTCGTTTCTCTGGATGAGCTGGAAACAAGAGTTCCTGCCCTTCTGGATGAAATTCACGAAAATATGCTGAAAAAAGCAACCGAACACCGTGAATCCAGAACCTACGTTGCAAAAACAATGGATGAATTTGAAAAAATCATCAACGAAACACCCGGCTTCATTAAAGCAATGTGGTGCGGCGATCAGGCCTGTGAGGATGCCATCAAGGAAAGAACAGCAGCAACCAGCAGATGTATTCCTTTTGAACAGGAAGAAATCTCTGATGTCTGCGTATGCTGCGGCAAGCCTGCGAAGCACATGGTTTACTGGGGCAGAGCATACTAA
- a CDS encoding cysteine hydrolase family protein, translating to MKKILIVVDMQNDFIDGSLGTPEAEAIVDNVVAKINTYTKDCVYATRDTHQDNYLQTQEGENLPIVHCIEGTYGWQLNKKVQAALGNAVVMNKPSFGSWELADMMVMEFAGLPAEECEIEIIGLCTDICVVSNALILKARLPEVKISVDASCCAGVRPESHAAALQTMQMCQIHVR from the coding sequence ATGAAAAAAATTTTGATTGTTGTGGATATGCAGAATGACTTTATTGACGGCTCTCTCGGCACACCTGAGGCGGAGGCGATTGTAGACAATGTGGTTGCAAAAATCAACACCTACACCAAGGATTGCGTGTATGCAACCAGAGACACCCATCAGGATAATTATTTGCAAACGCAGGAGGGTGAAAACCTTCCCATTGTGCATTGTATCGAAGGCACATACGGCTGGCAGTTGAATAAAAAGGTACAGGCGGCTCTGGGCAATGCCGTTGTGATGAATAAGCCATCCTTCGGCTCTTGGGAGCTGGCAGATATGATGGTCATGGAATTTGCAGGACTGCCTGCGGAAGAATGTGAAATTGAGATTATCGGTCTTTGCACCGATATCTGCGTGGTTTCTAATGCGCTGATTTTAAAGGCAAGACTGCCTGAGGTGAAAATCAGCGTGGACGCATCCTGCTGTGCAGGGGTAAGACCCGAAAGCCATGCGGCGGCATTGCAGACCATGCAGATGTGTCAGATTCATGTGCGGTAA
- a CDS encoding aminopeptidase yields the protein MKDERLEKLADVLVNYSTKVKKGDRVAISAEDAALPFIKAVARAAVKAGALVEYYIDVPDVDAELLKNGTEEQYARENIRFGACAKSDVWISAWGSENTKTMQSIEAERLKQKRLANKDNRKIYSERMGTGELRWCGTQFPTNGDAQNAGMSLEEYEDFVYTAGYLYEEDPVAKWQEMAAWQEKWASYLDGKKELHILSKDTDIFVNVAGRKWINCCGDANFPDGEIFTSPVEDGINGYITFSYPAIMNGNEFYEVRLTVEKGRIVDVSCKNEEMLDTLLSYVDTDAGSRYFGEVAIGTNYGIQRHTKNILFDEKIGGSMHMAIGEAFREAGGKNESAIHWDMINDMTKEGKIYADGELFYENGKFKEEILKKS from the coding sequence ATGAAGGACGAAAGATTAGAAAAGCTGGCAGATGTGCTGGTAAATTATTCAACAAAGGTGAAAAAAGGCGACCGCGTTGCTATTTCCGCGGAGGATGCGGCATTGCCGTTTATCAAGGCAGTCGCAAGGGCGGCAGTGAAAGCGGGCGCGCTGGTGGAATATTATATTGACGTTCCCGATGTGGATGCGGAGCTTCTGAAAAATGGGACAGAGGAGCAATATGCCAGAGAAAATATTCGTTTTGGTGCCTGCGCAAAAAGCGATGTCTGGATCAGCGCATGGGGCAGCGAAAACACAAAGACCATGCAGTCCATCGAAGCGGAGCGACTGAAACAGAAGCGTCTGGCGAATAAGGACAACCGCAAGATTTATTCCGAACGCATGGGAACGGGTGAGCTGCGCTGGTGCGGCACACAGTTCCCGACCAACGGGGATGCCCAAAATGCAGGCATGAGCCTGGAGGAATATGAGGATTTCGTTTACACCGCAGGCTATCTTTACGAGGAAGATCCTGTTGCAAAATGGCAGGAAATGGCGGCATGGCAGGAAAAATGGGCAAGCTATCTGGATGGAAAGAAGGAACTGCATATTCTTTCTAAGGATACAGATATTTTCGTGAACGTGGCAGGCAGAAAATGGATTAACTGCTGCGGGGATGCCAATTTCCCTGACGGTGAAATTTTTACCTCTCCTGTGGAGGATGGGATTAACGGCTATATCACCTTTTCCTATCCCGCCATCATGAATGGGAATGAATTTTACGAGGTACGCCTGACGGTAGAAAAGGGACGCATTGTGGATGTTTCCTGCAAAAATGAAGAAATGTTGGACACCCTGCTGTCCTATGTGGACACCGATGCAGGCTCCCGTTATTTCGGCGAGGTTGCCATCGGCACGAATTACGGGATTCAGCGGCACACGAAAAATATCCTGTTTGATGAAAAAATCGGCGGTTCCATGCACATGGCGATTGGCGAAGCCTTTCGGGAGGCAGGCGGCAAAAACGAATCTGCTATCCATTGGGACATGATCAATGACATGACAAAGGAAGGTAAAATCTATGCCGATGGTGAGCTTTTCTATGAAAACGGAAAATTCAAAGAAGAAATCTTAAAGAAATCCTAA
- a CDS encoding C40 family peptidase gives MGLNKVMKQLCVTAALVVLSTVTAFAANVGQASGTNVNVRAGASTGANVLGKINKGTEYTVLDKVDNWFKISYNGATGYVFADYFSVTKADGSITGSGVNLREKATTASNSLKKFSSGEAVTVTGQNDDWYRVSYNGGSAYVSKDYVSGNLLQYVSKVSNETTAAPVSATTKAEDTYGVVTAGSGLKLRKEASTSAEVLTVLPSGTIVDVERAGQDWVSIVTDAGQKGYVSADYLTVKTGEKPDNTTSNTASAKGAAVVAYGKQFIGTPYVWGGTNLNTGVDCSGFVYAVYKNFGITLSRSSASMTSNGVEVSKANLQAGDLVFFNTGGNSSISHVGIYCGDGTYVHSTDGKGNGVTVTNLNSGYSANTYVTARRIF, from the coding sequence ATGGGTTTAAATAAAGTAATGAAACAGCTTTGTGTCACAGCTGCACTTGTTGTGCTGAGTACCGTAACTGCGTTCGCGGCAAACGTGGGACAGGCTTCCGGTACAAATGTAAATGTCCGCGCAGGGGCAAGTACAGGTGCAAATGTGTTAGGTAAAATTAACAAGGGTACAGAATATACTGTTCTGGATAAGGTTGATAACTGGTTTAAGATTTCCTATAACGGTGCAACCGGCTATGTTTTCGCAGATTATTTCTCCGTAACAAAGGCAGATGGCAGCATTACCGGCTCCGGTGTTAACCTGAGAGAAAAAGCAACTACAGCCTCCAATTCTCTGAAAAAATTCAGCAGCGGGGAAGCAGTCACCGTAACAGGGCAGAATGACGATTGGTATCGTGTTTCCTATAACGGCGGTTCTGCTTATGTCAGCAAGGATTATGTTTCCGGCAATCTGCTGCAGTATGTTTCCAAGGTAAGCAACGAAACCACAGCTGCACCTGTAAGCGCAACAACAAAAGCAGAGGATACCTACGGCGTGGTAACAGCAGGCTCCGGCTTGAAGCTGCGCAAGGAAGCATCCACAAGTGCAGAGGTGCTGACGGTTCTTCCTTCCGGTACGATTGTTGATGTGGAACGTGCTGGACAGGATTGGGTCAGCATTGTGACAGATGCAGGGCAGAAGGGATATGTTTCCGCAGATTACCTGACTGTGAAAACAGGCGAAAAGCCTGATAACACTACAAGCAATACAGCATCTGCAAAGGGTGCTGCGGTGGTTGCATACGGCAAGCAGTTCATCGGTACGCCTTATGTATGGGGCGGCACGAATCTGAACACAGGCGTAGATTGCTCCGGCTTTGTATACGCTGTTTATAAAAATTTCGGCATCACATTGAGTCGTTCTTCTGCATCTATGACGAGCAACGGCGTAGAGGTTTCCAAGGCGAATCTGCAGGCAGGCGATTTGGTATTTTTTAATACAGGTGGAAACAGCAGTATCAGCCATGTCGGCATTTATTGCGGTGACGGTACATACGTTCATTCAACGGATGGAAAGGGCAACGGTGTTACCGTAACAAATCTGAACAGCGGCTACAGCGCAAATACATATGTAACAGCAAGACGAATTTTTTAA
- a CDS encoding LOG family protein codes for MNITVYLGANEGNDNRLREAVQALGHWVGESGNALVYGGSKTGLMGELAKADLEAGGKVTGVEPQFFMDAGFQYNGLTELIVTKDMSERKAKMIALGDAFIAFPGGTGTLEEISEIISKVALNQLNAPCILYNLNGYYDDLKHLLSLMIEKGLSSAERQKGIFFAETLEEIKDILGK; via the coding sequence ATGAATATTACTGTATACCTTGGAGCAAATGAAGGCAATGACAACCGTCTGCGTGAGGCAGTGCAGGCATTGGGGCATTGGGTTGGTGAAAGCGGCAATGCACTGGTATATGGCGGCTCGAAAACAGGGCTGATGGGTGAGCTTGCAAAGGCTGACCTTGAAGCCGGCGGCAAAGTAACAGGCGTAGAACCGCAGTTTTTCATGGATGCAGGCTTCCAGTACAATGGGCTGACAGAATTGATTGTTACAAAGGATATGTCCGAACGGAAGGCGAAAATGATTGCCCTTGGGGATGCGTTTATTGCATTTCCGGGCGGCACAGGCACGCTGGAGGAAATTTCTGAAATTATAAGCAAGGTTGCCCTGAATCAGTTGAATGCACCCTGTATTCTGTATAATCTGAATGGATACTACGATGATCTGAAGCATCTGCTCTCTCTTATGATTGAAAAGGGGCTTTCCTCTGCGGAACGGCAAAAGGGCATCTTTTTTGCGGAAACGCTGGAAGAAATTAAAGACATACTTGGGAAATAA
- a CDS encoding MalY/PatB family protein produces the protein MKYNFDEIIDRRNTNALNTDGFRGYIFHAGPEMKFPYADDEFVRMWVADMEFATPPEICEAIKKRVEKRIFGYSCVYSDDYYQAFSAWCRKMYDWDFPKEELTFSPGIIPALYQLLESLLTKNEKVLMVAPAYGYFQHAAEYNCVEYVCSDLKIDKNGYFMIDFDDFAKKAADPLVKLVLWCNPHNPSGRMWTEEELKRVAEIVEKHNLWLISDEIHCDIIRNGRKHIPMGKVMPAYGKLITCMSASKTFNMAGLMFSDIIIRDAQLRKIFCKRDKIVGFVNPLSVAAHQAAYEKCDEWLAEFKTYLDENFIFVKEYLAEHLPAAVFSVPEATYLAWVNLKGCLPDVVDLPGFFANNAGVLLEGGNDLFVGNAEGYVRLNLAMPRSIIKTGLERMTEAIEKHNK, from the coding sequence ATGAAGTACAATTTTGATGAAATTATCGACAGAAGAAATACGAATGCGCTCAATACGGACGGCTTTCGTGGCTATATTTTCCATGCAGGCCCTGAAATGAAATTTCCCTATGCGGATGATGAATTTGTCAGAATGTGGGTTGCGGATATGGAATTTGCGACACCTCCCGAAATCTGTGAAGCCATTAAGAAAAGGGTAGAGAAGCGTATTTTCGGCTATAGCTGTGTTTACAGTGATGATTACTATCAGGCATTTTCCGCATGGTGCAGAAAGATGTACGATTGGGACTTCCCGAAGGAAGAACTGACCTTTTCTCCAGGGATTATTCCTGCGCTGTATCAGCTTCTGGAATCTTTGCTGACAAAGAATGAAAAGGTTCTAATGGTTGCACCTGCGTATGGCTATTTTCAGCATGCCGCAGAATATAACTGTGTGGAATATGTCTGCTCCGATTTGAAGATTGATAAAAACGGCTACTTTATGATTGATTTTGATGATTTTGCCAAAAAAGCGGCAGACCCTCTGGTGAAGCTGGTGCTCTGGTGCAACCCCCATAACCCCTCCGGCAGAATGTGGACAGAGGAAGAATTGAAGCGGGTAGCGGAAATCGTGGAGAAGCATAATCTCTGGCTTATTTCTGATGAAATCCACTGCGATATCATCAGAAACGGCAGAAAGCATATTCCTATGGGGAAGGTTATGCCCGCTTACGGCAAGCTGATTACTTGCATGTCTGCTAGCAAGACCTTCAATATGGCAGGGCTGATGTTCTCTGATATCATCATTCGAGATGCACAGCTGCGGAAGATTTTCTGCAAACGGGATAAAATCGTAGGCTTTGTTAATCCGCTTTCCGTTGCTGCACATCAGGCGGCGTATGAGAAATGCGATGAATGGCTTGCGGAATTTAAGACGTATTTGGATGAAAACTTTATATTTGTAAAGGAATATCTGGCGGAGCATCTGCCTGCGGCGGTGTTCTCTGTTCCCGAAGCAACCTATCTTGCCTGGGTGAATCTGAAGGGCTGCCTGCCGGATGTTGTGGATCTGCCCGGATTCTTTGCAAATAACGCAGGCGTTTTGCTGGAAGGCGGCAATGATTTGTTCGTCGGCAATGCGGAAGGGTATGTTCGTCTGAACCTTGCAATGCCGCGCAGCATCATTAAAACAGGACTGGAACGCATGACAGAAGCGATTGAAAAGCATAATAAATAA
- a CDS encoding YoaK family protein, with the protein MMIYSKRQMSDTFLIAVLLAVVGGSLDAYSYVARGHVFANAQTGNIVLFGLHLADGEWMQAGTYIIPVLAFVLGIFIDEWIKKFISPLPKVHWRQIVLLFEIAMLSIVAWLPFGERHDIVANVLVSFVCSMQVQSFRKVHGLPYASTMCTGNLRSGTELLFRFVQSGDKELRYKSLHYYGVIFFFILGAGCGALVTQHFGSTTIVYCNILLLLTCALLSIEHVEE; encoded by the coding sequence ATGATGATTTATTCTAAACGACAAATGTCTGATACTTTTCTGATTGCTGTCCTGCTTGCTGTGGTTGGCGGTTCTCTGGATGCCTATAGCTATGTAGCAAGAGGACATGTTTTCGCCAACGCGCAGACGGGGAATATCGTCCTGTTCGGTCTGCATTTGGCAGATGGCGAATGGATGCAGGCAGGAACGTATATTATCCCTGTGCTTGCCTTTGTGCTGGGTATCTTCATTGATGAATGGATAAAAAAATTCATCTCCCCCCTGCCGAAGGTACACTGGCGGCAGATTGTATTGCTCTTTGAAATTGCGATGCTTTCAATCGTAGCGTGGCTCCCCTTTGGAGAAAGGCATGATATAGTTGCAAACGTGTTGGTTTCCTTTGTCTGCTCCATGCAGGTGCAAAGCTTTCGTAAGGTGCATGGCTTGCCCTACGCCTCCACAATGTGTACGGGCAATCTCCGCAGCGGTACAGAGCTATTGTTTCGTTTCGTGCAGAGCGGCGATAAGGAACTGCGCTATAAAAGCCTGCATTATTACGGCGTGATTTTCTTCTTCATCCTCGGTGCAGGCTGTGGTGCGCTTGTCACACAGCATTTTGGCAGCACCACTATCGTCTATTGCAATATTCTCCTGCTTCTGACCTGTGCACTGCTTTCCATTGAGCATGTAGAGGAATAA